A window of the Cucurbita pepo subsp. pepo cultivar mu-cu-16 chromosome LG01, ASM280686v2, whole genome shotgun sequence genome harbors these coding sequences:
- the LOC111807575 gene encoding proliferating cell nuclear antigen-like, with protein sequence MLELRLLQGGLLKKVLEAMKDLVNDANFDCSPTGFSLQAMDSSHVALVSLLLRSEGFEHYRCDRNVSMGMNLNNMAKMLRCAGNDDIVTLKADDGSDCITFMFENPSQDKIADFEMKLMDIDSEHLGIPDAEYQSIVRMPAAEFARICRDLSTIGDTVLISVSKEGVQFSTRGDMGTANIVCRRNTTVDKPEEDVIIEMEEPVSLTFVLRYLNSFTKATPLATQVTISMSSDLPMVIEYRIEGMGYIRYYLAPKIDEEEEEAAAEAIRRPEIEPKNTEKAKPKADLKPKVKPKPESEMKIDEDNESVNEFNAEEETNTPKEPKIETMEL encoded by the exons atgttggaGCTCCGTCTACTCCAAGGGGGTCTTCTGAAGAAGGTTCTTGAAGCCATGAAGGATCTCGTCAACGACGCCAATTTTGATTGTTCCCCTACTGGTTTCTCTCTCCAAGCCATGGATTCTAGTCACGTTGCTTTGGTCTCTCTCCTTCTCCGCTCAGAGGGTTTCGAGCACTATCGCTGCGATCGCAACGTCTCCATGGGTATGAACCTCAACAATATGGCTAAGATGCTTCGCTGCGCTGGCAACGACGACATCGTTACGCTCAAGGCCGATGATGGTAGCGATTGCATCACCTTCATGTTCGAAAACCCTT CGCAAGATAAGATAGCTGATTTTGAGATGAAGTTGATGGACATTGATAGCGAGCATCTCGGAATCCCTGATGCCGAATATCAGTCAATTGTTAGAATGCCAGCAGCTGAGTTTGCGAGGATTTGCAGGGATCTCAGCACCATTGGCGATACTG TTCTGATCTCTGTGTCCAAGGAAGGAGTTCAATTCTCAACCAGAGGAGATATGGGCACTGCCAATATCGTTTGCAGACGAAATACCACAGTTGATAAG CCTGAAGAAGATGTCATAATAGAGATGGAAGAACCAGTTAGCTTAACCTTCGTCCTGAGGTACCTCAACTCTTTCACAAAGGCAACCCCTCTGGCAACTCAGGTGACCATTAGCATGTCTTCAGACCTACCTATGGTGATTGAATACAGAATTGAAGGTATGGGTTATATAAGATACTACTTGGCTCCTAAGatcgatgaagaagaagaagaagctgcaGCTGAAGCGATTCGCAGACCTGAGATAGAGCCCAAGAATACAGAAAAAGCAAAACCTAAAGCAGATTTGAAGCCAAAGGTCAAGCCTAAACCTGAATCAGAGATGAAGATTGACGAGGACAATGAGTCTGTAAATGAATTCAATGCTGAAGAGGAAACTAATACTCCCAAGGAACCGAAGATTGAAACGATGGAACTTTGA
- the LOC111807584 gene encoding probable sugar phosphate/phosphate translocator At3g11320, producing MKGSSRFFTIGLVISWYSSNIGVLLLNKYLLSNYGFKYPIFLTMCHMTACSLLSYVAIAWLKMVPMQTIRSRIQFMKISALSFVFCISVVFGNISLRYLPVSFNQAVGATTPFFTAVFAYLMTMKREAWLTYVTLIPVVTGVIIASGGEPSFHLFGFIICIAATAARALKSVLQGILLSSEGEKLNSMNLLLYMAPIAVVFLLPAALFMEENVVGITLALAREDKKIIWYLLFNSALAYFVNLTNFLVTKHTSALTLQVLGNAKGAVAVVISILIFRNPVSVTGMLGYLLTVIGVILYSESKKRSK from the exons ATGAAAGGTTCGAGTCGTTTTTTCACGATCGGGCTTGTCATTTCCTGGTACTCGTCCAACATTGGCGTTCTTTTGTTGAACAAGTATTTGCTTAGCAACTATGGCTTCAAGTACCCGATCTTCTTGACTATGTGCCACATGACTGCTTGCTCTTTGCTTAGCTATGTTGCGATTGCTTGGTTGAAGATGGTTCCGATGCAGACTATTCGATCTCGGATCCAATTTATGAAGATTTCGGCTCTTAGCTTTGTGTTTTGTATTTCTGTTGTCTTTGGCAACATTTCTCTTAGATATCTGCCAGTCTCGTTCAATCAGGCTGTTGGGGCTACCACGCCTTTCTTTACGGCGGTTTTTGCTTACCTCATGACGATGAAGAGGGAAGCTTGGCTCACTTATGTTACTCTCATCCCTGTTGTTACTGGCGTCATTATTGCTAGTGGG GGTGAACCAAGTTTCCATCTGTTTGGATTTATAATATGTATCGCAGCTACGGCTGCAAGGGCACTCAAATCAGTACTGCAAGGAATTTTGCTTTCTTCTGAAGG AGAGAAGCTGAATTCCATGAATCTTCTTCTGTATATGGCTCCTATAGCCGTTGTGTTTCTGCTGCCTGCAGCACTTTTCATGGAAGAAAATGTGGTCGGTATCACTCTGGCTCTTGCTCGAGAAGATAAAAAGATCATCTGGTATCTGCTATTCAACTCTGCACTTGCGTACTTTGTAAATCTAACCAACTTTTTGGTTACCAAACACACCAGTGCCTTGACACTTCAG GTTCTTGGAAATGCTAAGGGGGCTGTTGCTGTGGTgatctcaattttaatttttagaaatccGGTGTCAGTTACAGGAATGCTTGGTTACTTACTCACAGTTATTGGAGTTATCCTCTACAGCGAATCCAAGAAAAGAAGCAAATGA